The DNA region CTGATGCTGGTACACGGTCAGCACGGAGTGCGACTCGCTGAGAATCACGCGCCGACCCTCGGGGAAGTCCAGCTGCAGCTGCGCGCCCATACTCAGCCAGGGCAGCAGGGCGCCCGGCGTGATCAGGATGGGCGTGACCCGGATGGCGTTCGGGGCCGTCTCGTCGGTGGTGACGGTCGCCTGCGGGTAGCGGCGTTTGATGGCGGCGCCCGAGTCGGTTTTCATGGCGCGCAGGATCGTCTCGCGCTGCTCGCCGTTCAGGAGGTTGGGGTTGCCGCGGATTTCCGGCGCCTGGATGACGTAGGTGGCCTGCGCCAGCCGCGCGCGGGTCATCAGGTCGGCGGCCGCGCTGGCGGGCGGCGCGGCAGGCGCCGCGGCCCCGGCACCCGGCAGGGCGGCAGGGACGCTCAGGGCCAGGGCGGTCAGCAAGGCAGTGGGAGGAAGAAGGCGGGTCATGCGCGCAGTCCACCATAGCGGTCCTGACCGCCCGTGAACCGGGCGTGAGGGACCCGGGCGGCCGGACCGGGCCCGGCCCTCATGTGGGGCGGGCGGCCCAGGGCCTTTTGGGCGTGCAGGGCGGTACAGTCTGCGCATGAATGAACTGCTGGGCGTGATGCGCCGCCTGCGTGGCCCAGGCGGGTGCCCCTGGGATCAGGAGCAGACGCACGAATCCCTGCGGCCCTACCTGCTGGAAGAGGCCGCCGAGGCCGCCGACGCCGTGACGGCCGGCGACCCGGCCGAGCTGGCCGGGGAGCTGGGGGACGTGCTGCTGCAGGTGGCCTTTCACAGCGTGATCGCCGAGGAGACCGGCACCTTTTCTTACGCGGAGGTGGAGCGCGGCATCGTGGACAAGCTCGTGCGGCGCCACCCGCACGTGTTCGGGGAGACGCAGGTGGCCGGCAGTGACGAGGTCGTGGCGAACTGGCAGGCGATCAAGGCCGCCGAGCAGGGCGGCCGGGTGCGCCCGCCGTCGGCGAAGGTGCCCTCCGGCCTGGGGGCGCTGGCCCGGGAGGCCGCCGCGCAGAAACTCGCCGGGGCGCGTCCTGATGCCCGCGCGGCGCGGGAGGCGCTGGAACAGGCGCTGGCCGGAGCGGACGGGGACGCGCACGCGGTGGCGGACGTGCTGGGCGCGGCCGTGGCGTGGGCGCGGGCGCTGGGCGTGGACGCCGAACTGGCGCTGCGCGACCACACCAGCTGCACCCTGGCCGAACTGGACCGGGCGGCCGGGCCGGAGGGGACGGGCGGGCGTGGCTGACCCGCTGACCGCAGGCACGGACGCCTGGGCCGCGTGGCTGGCCGGGCGGCCGCGCCGGGCGCTGCACCTGCCGGAGTTCCGGCGGGCGGCGGTGCTGGTCACGCTGTCCCGCGACGACGACCCGCGGCTGCTGCTGACCGTGCGGGCCTCGCACCTGCCCACGCACCAGGGGCAGATCAGCTTTCCGGGCGGCAGCCTGGAACCCGGCGAGACGGTGGTGGAGGCCGCGCTGCGCGAGGCGGTGGAGGAAGTGGGGCTGGACCTGGGCACCGTGGAGGTGCTGGGCGAACTCGATGACGTGTTCACCCCGGTGGGGTTCCACGTGACGCCGGTGCTGGCCCGGGTGACCGAGCCGCTCACCCTGACCCTGACCGGGGAGGTCGCGGAGTTGCTGCGGCCGTCCCTGGCGGAACTGCGGGCCGCGCCGCGCCGGTACGAGGACCGGGTGCTGCCGGACGGCACGCCGGTGCGTATGGTGCGGTACGACTGGCACGGGCACGACATCTGGGGCATGACGGCGCGGGTGCTGGAGGACCTGATCGACCACGGCCCCGCGTGAGGGCCGGGCGGACCCTGAGTGTCACCTCTGCGAAGCGTCAATGAAGCCGGAAGGCGCCGGCCGGCCGCTCCGGCGCAGACTTGACGGCATGAGCGACGACAAGGTGAAACTGATCGGCGAGACCGGGGCCGTGACCGGCTTCGACACGCCCGACGAGAAGGACAGCCACGCCACGCGCTACACCACCACTCCCGAGTCCAGCCGGGTGGGCAGCTCGGACCAGATGCTCGGCGCGCCGCCCGAAGTGCCGGACCCTTCCAGCGTGACGGCGCAGTTCGATCACCTCGCCACCCGCGACCCGAAGGAGATGGAGCACGCCCTGCAACGCCCCGAGTACGAGGGCGCCGAGTCCAGCGCGCCGCTGGGTGTGGACCCGGGTGCGCTGGCGGCCGTCCCGCCGGCCGGGGACCTGGACCTGACGAACGGGCCACTGATCGCCATGGAGCGCCGGGAGCGGGCCATCGACCCGAACCCCGGGTACACGCCGCCCAGCGAGAAGACCCGGCCGCACGTGCCGGAGCCCGGTCCCCTGGACCCGGACGAGCGCTGAAGACCGGACGGTCAAAGAAAGAGAAGGGGGAGTCGCATCACGCGCGCTCCCTTTTTCCTGTGCTGCCTTTTTACAGTTCGGAGACGTACACCTGTCCGTCCTCGACCTCGGCGCGGTACAGCTTCACCGCTTTCACGGCGGGGAGGGCGCGGGCCTTGCCGGTTTCCAGTTCGAACTTCCCGCCGTGTTTCTCGCAGGTGATCTTGCCGGCCTCCACGCTGCCGCCCAGCAGGGGGTGGTCCTTGTGGGTGCAGTTGTTGCGCAGGGCATAGAAGGTGCCCTCGAACCGCACGACGACCACGCTGGTGCCGTTCACGGTCACCTCGGTCTGGTCGGGCAGGTCGGCGGCCGAGCCCACGCAGACGCGCTCCGGGGTGCTCACAGGCCGAACCGGGCGTAGATGCTGTCCACGTGCCGCAGGTACCAGTTCAGGTCGAACGCGGCGTCCATGTCGGCGTCGGACAGGGGGTTTTCGGGGTCGGCCTTCAGCAGTTCGCGCAGGCCCTCGCCGGTCTCCCAGCTGCGCAGGGCGTTGCGCTGCACCAGGGTGTAGGCGTCCTCGCGCATCATGCCCTTCTCGTCGATCAGGGCGTGCAGGACGCGCTGACTGAACACCAGGCCGCCCAGGTCGTTCAGGTTTTTCAGCATGCGTTCGGGGAACACCACGAGGTCTTTCAGCACGCCGGTCAGGCGGCGGGTGGCGTAGCTGGCGCCGGCGGTGGCGTCGGGCAGGATGACGCGCTCGTTGCTGCTGTGGCTGATGTCCCGCTCGTGCCACAGGGCCACGTTTTCCAGGCCGGTGATCAGGAAGCCGCGCAGCAGGCGCGCAAAGCCCGTCACGTTTTCGGTCAGGATGGGGTTTTTCTTGTGGGGCATGGAGGACGAGCCGGTCTGGCCCTTCCCGAAGGGTTCCATCGCCTCGCGCACCTCGCTGCGCTGCAGGTGGCGGACTTCCACCGCGATCTTCTCCAGGGTGGCGCCCAGCGAGGCCAGGGCGTACAGCACCTCGGCGTGGCGGTCGCGGGAGAGGGTCTGGTTGGTGACTGGCGCAGCCTGCCAGCCCCAGGCGGCGGCGACCTCCTCCTCCACGTTGGGGCTGACGTGCGCGTAGGTGCCGACGGACCCGGAGAGCATCACGACCTGCACGCGCTTCCTGGCATTCGCCAGGCGTTCCAGGTCGCGGTTCAGGGCCTCCATCCAGTTCAGGAACTTCAGGCCGAAGGTCATGGGCTCGGCGTGAATGCCGTGGGTGCGGCCCACGGTGGGGGTGTGCTTGTGCGCCACGGCCTGCGTGCGGCACACGTCGCGCAGCGCGGTGACGTCCTGAGTGATCAGGCCGAGCGCCTCGTCCAGCAGGAGGTTCTGGGCGGTGTCCACGACGTCGGTGCTGGTCAGGCCGTGGTGGATGAAGCGGGCTTCCTCGCCGTAGCGGTCGGTGAGGGCGCGGGTGAAGGCGACGATGTCGTGCCGGGTGACCGCCTCGATCTCCGCGACTTTCTGGGCGAAGGCGTCATCCAGGGGATCCTGTTCGCTTTTGCGGGTCAGGGTGGTGTGGGCGTCGCGGGGCACCTCGCCGTGGGTGGCCTGGGCGTCCATGGCGGCCAGTTCCACCTTCAGCCAGGCGCGGTACTTGCTGGCCTCGCTCCAGAGGGCCTTCATCTCGGGCGTCAGGTAACGGTCGATCACGGGCCTGAGCCTAGCACCCACCATCAACACCCCCATCCGGGGGTATTTTTCTGCCGTCTGGGACGCGAATCCACACAAATCAGTCAGCTTGATGGTTTTTCACAGCGCCCTCTTAGGAATACCCCCTAAGGTCGGGGCCATCCCACCTGAGGAGGTGCTTCTCCATGACCAAACGCATTCTGACCGTCCTGCTCGCCTGCACCCTCGGGGCCACGAGCGCCCAGACCACCACCGCGCCTGCCCCCACCACGCTGCCCGGCACCATCCCTGCGTCCGTGAAGACGGAACTCGCCAAGCTGACCGAGTTCCTCGCCGCCGGCGGGAAGCTGGAACTCACGAAGGCCGACGGCACCGTCGTCGGGACCGTGAACGCCGACGGGACCGTCACCCTGGTCGAGGGCGCCACGCTCAGCGACGTCAAGAGCGTCCTGGTGACCGCGCCGGACGGCGTGACCAGCACCTACGCGGTCACCCGTGACCTGAGCAAGCCCGGCGCCATCAAGATCGGTGTGACGCTCGCAAACGGCAAGGTGCTGTCGCTGCCACTGGCCGCGATCGCCAACCGCAGCGCGAACGCGAACGCCGGCGGCACCGACAAGGCCGAGAAGGCCGCCAAGCCGGAAAAGCCGGCCAAGCCCGAGAAGCCCGCGAAAGGCAAGTAAGCCCCATCGCGAGCCTGACCCTCCCTCCGGGGAGGGTTTTTTCGTGGGGCAGGCCGGGGTGTCCTGCCGTTCCAGCCGGTCCCTTGTGCACCCTTAATCCCGAGTTACATACTCGGGTATGCCCGCTTTTCCTCTCACCCTCCTTCAGCCGGGCGAAACGGCCCACATCGTCGCACTGGACCCCACTCACCCCCTGCGGCGGCGCCTGCTGGAACTGGGTTTCGTGCGCGGCGCCCGCGTGGACGCCGTGCGCCGCGCCCCCATGGGCGACCCGGTGCAGCTGCACCTGAACGGCACCCACCTCGCCCTGCGCGCCGCGGACCTGCACGGCATCCAGGTCGTGCGCCCGGCGGCCGAGCGCGCCGGGGAGACGGACGCGTGACCGTTCCCCACCCGCCGGCGCCCCCCGAGCTGCCCCTCACCCCGCCTGACGAGGCCGCCTGTCAGGCCACCGTCGCGCGCCTCCAGGCGGCCGCGCAGCCGCGTGTGGTCGTGGTCGGCAACCCCAACACCGGCAAGACCACCCTGATCAACGCGGTGGCCGGCACGAACCTGAAGGTCGGGAACTGGGCGGGCGTGACCGTGGAGAAACGCGAGGCGACCCTGCGGGTGGGTGACCGCACCGTCCAGTTGCTGGACCTGCCCGGCGCGTACTCCCTGAGCCCGCACACCCCGGAGGAACTGGTCACCCGCACCGCGCTGCTGGACGAGAACCCGGACGTCATCCTGAACGTGCTGGACGCCGGGAACCTGGAACGCAACCTGTACCTGACGCTGCAGCTCCTGGACTTCCGGGTGCCGCTGGTCCTGACCCTGAACCTGATTGACGAGGCGCGCGACAAGGGCCTGACCGTGGACGCCGCCGCGCTCTCACGCACGCTGGGCGTGCCGGTGCTGGAAACCGTCGCCAGCCGCGCCGTGGGCACCGCCGGGCTGCTACCCGCCGCGCTGGGCGGCGCGACCCTGGGGTCCGGCGTGCGCTACCCGGACGCCATTGAGCACGCCGTGGGCGCCCTGACCGGCCGCATGGCGGGCCTGCCGACCCTGCCCGCGCACGCGCACCGCTCCCTGGCCCTGAGCCTGCTGGAAGGCGACCCCAGCCTGCGCGGGCGCCTGAATGCCACCGGGCACGCCGACCTGGTCCGCGAGGCCGACGCGGTGGTGGCCGCCCTGAACGCGCAGGGCCTGGACCCCCTGATCGAGATCGCCGAGGCCCGGTACGCCCGCGCGTCCGATCTGGCGCGGGTGGCGGTGCCACAGGTGCACGCCCGCCGGACCTTCAGTGAGCGGCTGGACGCCCTGACCCTGCACCCGGTGTGGGGCGTGCCGATCTTCCTGGCGCTGGTGCTGCTGGTGTTCCGCCTGACCTTCAGCGTGGCCGCGCCGTTCGTGGACCTGATCGGCGGTCCCCTTCAGGAAACCGTGGCGGGGTGGGCGGCGGCGCTGCTGGCCGGGGTGCCGCTGGCGCGGGACATCGTGGTGAACGCCATCGTGCCCGGCGTGGGCACCGTGCTGAGCTTCGTGCCCACCCTGCTGGTGCTGTACCTCGCCATGAGTTTCCTGGAGGACAGCGGCTACATGGCCCGCGCCGCGTTTCTCGCCGACCGGCTGATGCGCGCCCTGGGCCTGGACGGCCGGGCGTTCATTCCGCTGATCCTGGGGTTCGGGTGCAACGTGCCCGCCGTGAGTGCCACCCGCACGCTGGAGCACCACAGCGACCGGGTGCTGGTCAGCATGATCATGCCGTTCATGAGCTGCTCGGCGCGCCTGCCGGTGTACGTGATCTTCGCCGCGGCGCTGTTCCCGCACGCCGGGTCGTGGATCGTGTGGAGCATGTACCTGCTGGGCATGGCCGTGGCGTTCGTGTTCGCGTGGCTGCTGCGCCGCACCGCCCTGAAGCCCGGCGGGAGCGGCGTGCTGCTGGAACTCCCGCCGTACCGCTTCCCGGCGTGGCGGGTGCTGTGGAAGCACGGCTGGCGCCGCACCGCCAGTTTCGCGAAGCGGGCCCGCACGACCGTGCTGGTCACGGTGGCGGCCGTGTGGTTCCTGCTGGCGATCCCGGCGGTGGGCGGGCAGCCGTTCGCGCAGGTCGCGCCGAAAGACAGCGTGTTCGGCGTGGCCGCGCAGGCCGTCTCGCCGCTGTTCGCGCCGTTGGGCTTCGGGAACTGGCAGGCGACCGGGGCGCTGGTGCCGGGGTTCGTGGCGAAGGAGGTCGTGGTGGGCACGCTGGGGCAGATCTACCTGGGCGAGCAGGCCGCCCCGCCCGCCCCGCTGGGCCTGCTGGACGGCGTGGTGCAGGCCGGCGCGGCCACCTGGGCCGCCGTGAAGGCCAGCCTGGTGGCCCTGCCGACCGTGGTGGCGCTGCCCAGCCTGGGCGCCGACACCAGCGCCGACGTGAAAAGCCCGCTGGCCTCGGCGCTGGCGCAGGCGTTCACGCCCGCGTCCGGGCTGGCGTACCTGGTGTTCGTGCTGCTGTACACGCCGTGCATCGTGACGGTGGGCGCCATCGCGCAGGAGCACGGCCGGAAGGTCGCGTGGATCACGGTGGCGTACCAGCTGGTGACCGCCTGGGCGCTGGCGTTCCTGACGTATCAGGTCGCGCGGGCCCTGCTGTGAGGGCGCCGTGACGGGCTCTCCCCTGGCGGCGATCCTGCGCAGCGTGGCGCTCCGGCCGCGCACGCCGGCGGAACTGGCCCGGGAACTGGGCAGCACGCCGGAGGCACTGGGCGGCATGCTGGGCACCCTGCACGCCGGCGGGTACGTGCAGGCTGCCGCGAGTGGCGAGGGGGCCTGCGCGTGCGGGCCGTGTTCCCTGAAAAGCCTGTGCCGGAACGCCGCGCAGGACGTGCCGCCCCTGCACCTGCTGCGCCTGACGCCGCGCGGCGAGGCGTACCTGCGGCGGCTGGGGCAGCTGACCTGAGAGAATCCTGGGAAGGGCGTGAGCAGGGAAGGAACCGGGAAACCCAGCTATGGGTGTGGCCCAGAAAAGTCCTGCATTGCTTCCACCACGTTATGCACGGCCAATTCAGGCCATTCTGTACGCGGTCGAGAGTTGCTCCGGGTCCGCACAGGTGCTTGCAGCGGGGTCCGCCGGTCCTCATACTCACCGTACGAAACTTCACTGGCCCAGGTGAGGGGCCGTGCCTCGCGGCCAGCGGCCCCTTCCCGGTTTCCTCGCGGGAGCGACTATGAAACGAACGGCGTCTCTTCTTCTCTCGGTCCTCTCGCTCACGGTGCCCAGCTTCGCGGCGGCGCAGACGCTGCCGCAGGCGGTGCGCGAACGCATCATCAAGGCCACGGTCATGCTGCTCCCCGCCACCGAGGACGGCAAGCTGGACGGCTCACGCGGGTCCGGCACGATCATCAGCCCCGAGGGTTTCATCCTCACGAACTACCATGTCGTCGGCGACAACGAGGCCCGCCGGCTGGCCCCATGGGTGCAGGTCCGCACCGTGCGCTTCGTGGACGAGGAACCCCAGCCGACCTACTGGGGCAAGGTGATCGCCGGGGACCCCTTCCTGGACCTGGCGGTCGTGCAGATCGTGGAGGACAAGGACGAGAAACCCGTCGGGAAGCTGAACCTGCCGTTCATGCAGATCGGCGACAGCAACCGCCTCACCATCGGGGACCCCATCTACGTGTTCGGGTTCCAGGGCACCGGCGGCATGACCCTCAGCTACTCCGCCGGGTCGGTGGCGGGCTTCACCGGTGAAGACCTCAGCAGCGGTGGCCGACAGTGGATCAAGCACGACGCCCAGACCGGGCCCGGGAACTCCGGCGGCGGGGCGTACAACACCGACGGCGACCTGATCGGCGTGCACAGCGCCGGCATTGCCGGGCAGAACAACTCCCGGACGTCGTTCATGCGGCCCCTGTCGGTCGCGTGGGGCCTGATCACGCCGAACGTCCCGAAATTCGCGGTGCGGTCCGGCACCAGCACCGCCAGCACGGCCACGAACACGGGAGGCGCGCAGGCGCAGACGCGCGGCACCACGGCCGGTACGGGCCCGGCCCCCACGCCCCGCAGCGACGCGACCGGCACGCTCTCCTGGCCCCTGCGCGGCCAGTCCGGGCAGACCTGGACCATGCAGTACCCGGAAGTCGGGCGGATCAGCGTGACCCTGACCGGCACGAACGCCGAGGGCACCCCCACCGGCACGGCCACCCTGCCCAACGGCGCGAAGTGGAGCGCCCTGTTCTTCGCCGGGACCAGCAGCGCCGCCGCGAAACTCGCCGTGTCGGACGGGAAGGCGGCGCTGTTCTGCGCGGTGGACCGGGCCGGCCTGTCGGGCCTGAACGCCCGCGGCACCGCGCTGTACATCGAGGACCTGAATCGCAGCAACGGCGGCGACGAGGTGGGCGACTGCACCCTGCAACTCCAGAGCGGTCCCGGCACCACGGGCAGCACCACCGGCACGTCCGGGAGCCTGGGCAGCCTGCTCGGCCAGGGCGGGACCGCGCCCAGCAGTGCCGGGCTCGCATGGCCGCTCAAGGGCGCGGTGGGCCAGAGCTGGAGCGTGCAGCTGCCGCAACTGGGCCGGCTCACCGTGAAACTGGACGGCACCACCAGCACCGGCAACCCGAAAGGCACCGCCACCCTGCCCGACGGCACGAAGTGGACGGCCGTGCTCTCGTACGACACGAAGGCCGACGACACCGCCATGATGGTCTCGGACGGGGACAGCCTGATCTACTGCCTGGTGACCCGCAGCGGCCTGAGCGGCACCACCGCCAGGGGCACCGCGTACTACCTGAAGGACCTGGACAGCGAGGACGACCCGGACAAACTCGGGGACTGCTCCTTCCAGCTGCAGGGCGCGGCGGGCGCTGGCACCTCGGGCACTGGCACGGCCGGAACGGGCACGAGCACCCCCACGCGCCTGGCCTGGCCGCTGAAACCGCAGGTCGGGCAGGCGTGGCAGGTGCAGATCCCGGAGCTGGGGCTGGTCACGGTCAGCCTGACGGGCCGGGACGACCAGGGGGACCCGAAAGGCACCGCCACCCTGCCGGACGGCACGAAATGGACGGCGTACTTCTACCATGAGGCCGCGAAGAACACCACGTGGCTGGACATCCTGGATGGCCGGGGCAGCATGGTGTACTGCGCCTTCACCGCGCAGGGCCTGAGCGGCACGGGCGCGCGCGGCAGCGCGTACTACGTGAAGGACGTGAATGCCAAGGAAGACCCCGCGAAGATCGGGGAGTGCAGCGCCCAGCTGAAGTAAAGGCACGGGGGGAGGGCCGGAGGGGTTAAGCTCCTCCGGCCCTCTGCCTGTGTTCAGGTCACGGGACTCCGGTCCGGCCAGCCCACGCTCTGCGCGGCCATGACCTCCCGCAGGACCGGCTCACGTTTCTCCATGCCGCCGCCCGCGCCGAAGTACGCGTTCAGGAGCCGCGCCCAGTCGCCGGGCCGGTCACCGCGCGCCGCGATGGGATTCATGATTTCCGTCGCCTCGCGGATCTCGTCGTCGGTGCCGACGTGGTAGGTGTCGGTGTGCACGACCAGGGGGCGCGGCACCCGCGGGCGGTACGGGGTGTCCTCGGCGGGCCGGCCGATGGTGAGGGCCGCGAAGGGCAGCACGCCCTCGGGCAGCGCCAGCAGCTCCACGATGCCCGGCAGGCCGTTCAGCACGCCGCCGATCCAGCAGCCCTGGTACCCGAGCATCTCGGCGGCGGTGAGCAGGTTCGTGCCGGCCATCACGGCGTCCCCAATGCCGAAGTGCACGGCGATGGCGGGCCACTCGCCGGGCGCGTATCCGGCGACCTCCAGCACGCGGCGCACGCGGTGCACGTCGGCGCACACCACGAAGGCCTCGCTGGCGGTGGCGATGTGCGCGTTCGTGGTGAGTTCCGCCACGCGGGCGCGCACGGCGGGGTCGGTGAGGCGCACGAAGGAGTACAGCTGCGCGGTCGCGTCGGTCGGGGCGCGCTGCGCGGCGTGCAGGATCACGTCCAGATGCTCGGGCGGCAGGGGGATCGGCTGGCCGTCCGCCGTGACGTACTGGCGGACGGTGCGGTGGGCGTCGAAGAACGCGCGAACCTGTTCGGGGGACTGGACGGGGCGGGTCATCCGCGCAGGATAGACGCTGCGGGGCGGCCGGTCAGGCGGCGGGGCGGTTACTCGCCACGTACAGCAGCAGGCCGATCAGGAGCAGGTCCAGCGCCCAGCTCGCGGGGCGTTTCAGGCGCGGGTCGCTCTGCGCGCGGTACACCTGCACGCCCAGCCTCACCAGCAGCAGGCCCGCGATCAGGAAGGGGCTGGGAGGCGGGCTGCCCAGCACCAGCGGCGCCAGCAGCAGCAGTGCCAGCACGGCCAGCAGCACGAAGCTGACCATGGTGGCGGGGGACGGCCCGGGCCGCTCCGGGGGCGGGGTCATGCGGTCCCGCCGGGCTGAGCCGGGGCGGCGCCCTCCTCAGGGACGGCTTCCAGCACCAGGGCGCTGTTCGGCGGCAGGTTCAGGCACAGGTGGTGCGTCTGGTTATGCCAGCCGGGCTCATGGGCGCGCAGGTCCGGCTGCTGCGTGCCGAACCCCCCGTACTGCCCGTCGTCGGTGGAGAGCAGCATGCGGTAGGTGCCGCCCTGCGGCACGCCGACGCGGTAGCCCTCGCGGTACACCGGGGTCAGGTTCGCCACGATCAGGCTCCACGCGCCGCTCGCCTCGTCACGGCGGGCGTAGGCGTACACGCTGTGGTCCGCGTCGTCCGCGCTGAGCCACAGCAGGCTGGTGTCCTGCCGGTCCCCGGCGTACCAGTCGCGCCGGGAGCGGTACAGGGCGTTCAGGTCCCGCACCAGGGTCATCACGCCGCGGTGGTCCGGGTGGTCCGCCAGGTGCCAGGGCAGGGCCTGGTCGTGGTTCCACTCGGTGGGCTGGGCGAAATCCTGGCCCATGAACAGCAGCTTCTTGCCGGGCGTGCTCCACATCATGGTCAGGAAGGCGCGGTACCCGGCGCGCTGCGCGTACCAGTCGCCGGGCTGCTTGGCGACCAGGGATTTTTTCAGGTGCACGACCTCGTCGTGGCTGAGGGCCAGCACGTAGTGTTCGCCCAGGCGGTACATGTTGTAGAAGGTCAGGTTGTGGTGCACGTGCCGGCGGTAGATGGGGTCTTTCTCGAAGTACGCCAGGGTGTCGTTCATCCAGCCCATCGCCCACTTGTAGTCGAAGCCCAGCCCGAACGGGGCGGGCGTGGTCACGCCGGGGAAGGCGCTGCTTTCCTCCGCGACGATCATGCAGCCGGGCGCCATGTGATGCACCACCTCGTTCAGGCGCTTGAGGAACGCGATGGCTTCCAGGTTCTCCCGGCCGCCGTGAATGTTCGGCACCCACTCCGTGCGGGAGAAGTCCAGGTACAGCATGCTCGCCACAGCGTCCACGCGCAGGCCGTCCAGGTGGTAGTCCTGCAGCCACTTCAGGGCGCTGCCGATCAGGAACATCACGACCTCGTTGCGGCCGTAGTCGAAGATGAAGGTGTTCCAGTCGTGATGGAAGCCCTTGCGCGGGTCGGCGTACTCATACAGGGGCGTGCCGTCGAACCGGGCGAGGCCGGCCGGGTCGGTCGGAAAGTGCCCGGGCACCCAGTCCAGGATCACGCCGATGCCCAGCCCATGCAGGTGGTTGATCAGGTACTTGAAGTCCTCGGGGCTGCCCATGCGGCTGGTGGGCGCGTAGTACCCGGTCACCTGATACCCCCAGGAGCCGTCGAAGGGGTGTTCCATCACGCCCAGCAGTTCCACGTGCGTGTACCCCATGAACACCACGTACTCCCCCAGCCGGTGCGCGAGGTCGCGGTAGTTCAGGAACCAGCCGTCGTCCGTGCGCATCCAGCTGGGCGCGTGGCACTCGTAGATGCTGACCGGTTCGTCCAGGCCGGAGGTGCGGGCCTGCATCCATTCCTGGTCGGTCCAGTCGAAGGGCTCGGTCCAGATGATGCTGCCGGTCGCGGGGCGGACCTCGAAGAAGGTGCCGTAGGGGTCCATCTTGTCCTCGGTCTGGCCCTGCGCGGACGTGATCCGGTACTTGTACCGCTGCCCGCGCCGCGCCGACGGCACGAACACGCCCCAGTACCCGAAGTCCAGGCGCTGCATGGCGTTGTCGAACCCGTTCCAGCCGTTGAAGTCCCCGACCACGCTCACGTGGTGCGCATGCGGAGCCCAGACCGCGAACCGCACGCCCTCCACGCCGCCTTCCGTGGTGGGGTGGGCGCCCAGCAGGTGATCGGGGCGCACCAGATCGGCGGTCACCAGCTTCTGTAGGTGCCCGTGGTCCAGCGGCAGGGGAACGGCAGAACTCATGAGTGGAGTCTAGCGGCGCCAGGGTGAGCGGGCATTCAGCAGTTCCAGACGTAACCGCGGCATATGCGCAGGCCCGCGGGGGCGTGGCAGGGCATCATGCCAGGACATGCGGCGCCTCCTGAGTCCGGGCGACTGGCGGCCCTGCTCGTGCTGCTGGCGGTGCTGGGGTGGGCGTGGCCTCTGGTGCAGCTGTGGGGAAGTTCGAGCCTTGGCGAGGCCGCACTGGACCGGCAAGAGCCGGATGCCGCACACCTGCGTCGGGTGGCGCCACTGGCACTGCTGTCCCCGCAAAGCGTCCCGGTTCAGGATGTGGACACAGAGCGGCGTTTCCTGGCACGGGTAGGAGAACGCGGGAAGGGCCTGGCCGGGAACGCCTGCGAGGGCGGGCTGATCGCCGACGGCTGACGCTGCTGGAGCGCTCGCGCCGGAGGAGTCGGTGGCAGGCTGCGACAGTCAACCGAGTTGGTGACCTGCTCGT from Deinococcus ficus includes:
- a CDS encoding MazG family protein, with product MNELLGVMRRLRGPGGCPWDQEQTHESLRPYLLEEAAEAADAVTAGDPAELAGELGDVLLQVAFHSVIAEETGTFSYAEVERGIVDKLVRRHPHVFGETQVAGSDEVVANWQAIKAAEQGGRVRPPSAKVPSGLGALAREAAAQKLAGARPDARAAREALEQALAGADGDAHAVADVLGAAVAWARALGVDAELALRDHTSCTLAELDRAAGPEGTGGRG
- a CDS encoding NUDIX hydrolase, encoding MADPLTAGTDAWAAWLAGRPRRALHLPEFRRAAVLVTLSRDDDPRLLLTVRASHLPTHQGQISFPGGSLEPGETVVEAALREAVEEVGLDLGTVEVLGELDDVFTPVGFHVTPVLARVTEPLTLTLTGEVAELLRPSLAELRAAPRRYEDRVLPDGTPVRMVRYDWHGHDIWGMTARVLEDLIDHGPA
- a CDS encoding non-heme iron oxygenase ferredoxin subunit; its protein translation is MSTPERVCVGSAADLPDQTEVTVNGTSVVVVRFEGTFYALRNNCTHKDHPLLGGSVEAGKITCEKHGGKFELETGKARALPAVKAVKLYRAEVEDGQVYVSEL
- the purB gene encoding adenylosuccinate lyase, whose product is MIDRYLTPEMKALWSEASKYRAWLKVELAAMDAQATHGEVPRDAHTTLTRKSEQDPLDDAFAQKVAEIEAVTRHDIVAFTRALTDRYGEEARFIHHGLTSTDVVDTAQNLLLDEALGLITQDVTALRDVCRTQAVAHKHTPTVGRTHGIHAEPMTFGLKFLNWMEALNRDLERLANARKRVQVVMLSGSVGTYAHVSPNVEEEVAAAWGWQAAPVTNQTLSRDRHAEVLYALASLGATLEKIAVEVRHLQRSEVREAMEPFGKGQTGSSSMPHKKNPILTENVTGFARLLRGFLITGLENVALWHERDISHSSNERVILPDATAGASYATRRLTGVLKDLVVFPERMLKNLNDLGGLVFSQRVLHALIDEKGMMREDAYTLVQRNALRSWETGEGLRELLKADPENPLSDADMDAAFDLNWYLRHVDSIYARFGL
- a CDS encoding FeoA family protein, whose product is MPAFPLTLLQPGETAHIVALDPTHPLRRRLLELGFVRGARVDAVRRAPMGDPVQLHLNGTHLALRAADLHGIQVVRPAAERAGETDA
- the feoB gene encoding ferrous iron transport protein B encodes the protein MTVPHPPAPPELPLTPPDEAACQATVARLQAAAQPRVVVVGNPNTGKTTLINAVAGTNLKVGNWAGVTVEKREATLRVGDRTVQLLDLPGAYSLSPHTPEELVTRTALLDENPDVILNVLDAGNLERNLYLTLQLLDFRVPLVLTLNLIDEARDKGLTVDAAALSRTLGVPVLETVASRAVGTAGLLPAALGGATLGSGVRYPDAIEHAVGALTGRMAGLPTLPAHAHRSLALSLLEGDPSLRGRLNATGHADLVREADAVVAALNAQGLDPLIEIAEARYARASDLARVAVPQVHARRTFSERLDALTLHPVWGVPIFLALVLLVFRLTFSVAAPFVDLIGGPLQETVAGWAAALLAGVPLARDIVVNAIVPGVGTVLSFVPTLLVLYLAMSFLEDSGYMARAAFLADRLMRALGLDGRAFIPLILGFGCNVPAVSATRTLEHHSDRVLVSMIMPFMSCSARLPVYVIFAAALFPHAGSWIVWSMYLLGMAVAFVFAWLLRRTALKPGGSGVLLELPPYRFPAWRVLWKHGWRRTASFAKRARTTVLVTVAAVWFLLAIPAVGGQPFAQVAPKDSVFGVAAQAVSPLFAPLGFGNWQATGALVPGFVAKEVVVGTLGQIYLGEQAAPPAPLGLLDGVVQAGAATWAAVKASLVALPTVVALPSLGADTSADVKSPLASALAQAFTPASGLAYLVFVLLYTPCIVTVGAIAQEHGRKVAWITVAYQLVTAWALAFLTYQVARALL